One Leclercia pneumoniae genomic region harbors:
- the csgE gene encoding curli production assembly/transport protein CsgE: MKRTMSWIAAAGFLLAAGELHAVEVEIPGLLTDHTVSSVGHSFYRAFSDKWESDYPGNLTINERPSARWGSWITITVNQDVIFQTFLFPGKQGLDDNVNVALAQTEEALNRLQIDKALLSTGDLAQDEF, from the coding sequence ATGAAACGCACCATGAGTTGGATTGCCGCCGCAGGTTTTTTACTTGCTGCCGGGGAGCTGCACGCGGTTGAAGTGGAGATCCCCGGATTATTGACCGATCACACAGTTTCGTCTGTCGGGCACAGCTTTTATCGTGCATTTAGCGACAAATGGGAAAGTGATTACCCCGGCAACTTAACCATCAATGAGCGGCCCAGCGCACGTTGGGGAAGCTGGATAACCATAACGGTCAATCAGGACGTGATATTTCAGACTTTCTTATTCCCAGGCAAACAAGGTCTCGATGACAACGTGAATGTTGCCCTGGCGCAAACCGAAGAGGCGCTTAATCGTTTGCAAATAGATAAAGCTCTATTGAGCACAGGCGATTTAGCACAAGACGAATTTTAA
- the csgB gene encoding curli minor subunit CsgB — MKSKMLLMLTLLGAPGVVFAATSDLAVSEYNFAVNELSKASYNQSAIIGQQGVNNNAAVRQDGSKLLSVVSQEGGNNRARIDQSGSYNLAYIDQSGNSNDASIKQAAYGNTAMIIQKGSGNRASIAQYGTQKTAVVVQRQSQMDIRVIQR; from the coding sequence ATGAAGAGCAAGATGTTATTGATGTTAACATTGCTGGGTGCGCCTGGGGTAGTTTTCGCGGCAACATCAGATTTAGCGGTTTCTGAATATAATTTCGCGGTTAATGAATTAAGTAAAGCTTCATATAACCAGTCAGCCATTATAGGTCAGCAGGGCGTTAATAATAACGCTGCTGTTCGGCAGGACGGCTCGAAATTATTATCTGTCGTCTCACAGGAGGGCGGAAATAATCGTGCAAGGATAGATCAATCAGGCAGTTACAATCTTGCATATATTGATCAATCCGGTAATTCGAATGATGCAAGCATTAAACAAGCTGCATACGGTAATACCGCGATGATTATCCAGAAAGGTTCTGGTAATAGAGCGAGCATTGCGCAGTACGGTACACAGAAAACAGCAGTTGTAGTACAGAGACAGTCGCAAATGGATATTCGCGTTATTCAACGCTAA
- the ymdB gene encoding O-acetyl-ADP-ribose deacetylase encodes MQARIEVIQGDITTLQVDVIVNAANPSLMGGGGVDGAIHRAAGPELLEACKKVRQQQGECAPGQAVITLAGNLPAKAVIHTVGPVWHGGDHHEARTLEEAYLNSLKLAAANGYQSLAFPAISTGVYGFPRVAAAEIAVATVSDYLTRKPLPERVYFVCYDEENTRLYQRLLTQGGQETDA; translated from the coding sequence ATGCAGGCGCGAATTGAAGTTATCCAGGGCGATATCACCACACTGCAGGTGGATGTCATAGTGAATGCGGCCAATCCTTCCCTGATGGGCGGCGGCGGCGTGGATGGGGCCATCCACCGGGCGGCAGGTCCGGAACTCCTTGAGGCCTGTAAAAAGGTGCGTCAGCAGCAGGGCGAGTGCGCCCCGGGTCAGGCGGTCATAACCCTCGCAGGCAATCTTCCCGCTAAAGCGGTGATCCATACCGTCGGCCCAGTCTGGCATGGTGGCGATCACCATGAAGCCCGTACCCTTGAAGAGGCCTATCTGAACAGCCTGAAACTGGCCGCAGCCAATGGCTATCAAAGCCTGGCATTCCCGGCCATCAGTACTGGCGTTTACGGTTTTCCGCGCGTGGCCGCTGCAGAAATCGCCGTCGCTACGGTTTCAGACTATCTCACCCGCAAGCCTCTGCCGGAGCGGGTATACTTTGTCTGTTATGATGAAGAAAATACCCGGCTATATCAGCGACTCCTTACCCAGGGAGGACAAGAAACCGACGCATAA
- the mdoG gene encoding glucan biosynthesis protein G: MMKMRWLGAAVLLSLYTSSAWSFTIDDVAKQAKSMAGKSYEAPKSNLPSVFRDMKYADYQQIQFNRDKAYWNNTKTPFKLEFYHQGMYFDTPVTINEVTATAVRKIKYSPDYFNFGNVQHDKDTVKDLGFAGFKVLYPINSKDKNDEIVSMLGASYFRVIGAGQVYGISARGLAIDTALPSGEEFPRFREFWVERPKPTDKRLTVYALLDSPRATGAYRFVIIPGRDTVVDVQSKVYLRDKVGKLGVAPLTSMFLFGPNQPSPATNFRPELHDSNGLSIHAGNGEWIWRPLNNPKHLAVSSFAMENPQGFGLLQRGRQFSRFEDLDDRYDLRPSAWITPKGEWGKGKVELVEIPTNDETNDNIVAYWTPDQLPEAGKEMNFKYTITLSRDEDKLHAPDNAYVMQTRRSTGDVKQSNLIRQPDGTIAFVVDFAGQNMKTLAPDTPVTAQASIGDNGEIVENSVRYNPVTKGWRLTLRVKVKDAKQPTEMRAALVNADQPLSETWSYQLPANE, translated from the coding sequence ATGATGAAAATGCGTTGGTTGGGGGCAGCTGTACTGTTGTCTCTATATACCTCATCGGCCTGGTCCTTTACCATCGACGACGTCGCAAAACAGGCAAAATCGATGGCGGGCAAGAGCTATGAAGCGCCAAAAAGTAACCTGCCCTCCGTTTTCCGCGACATGAAATATGCGGACTATCAGCAGATCCAGTTTAACCGCGACAAAGCTTACTGGAACAACACTAAGACCCCGTTCAAGCTTGAGTTTTATCACCAGGGGATGTATTTCGACACGCCAGTCACCATTAATGAAGTGACCGCCACGGCAGTGCGTAAAATCAAGTACAGCCCGGATTATTTTAATTTTGGCAACGTACAGCACGATAAAGACACGGTAAAAGATTTGGGCTTTGCTGGCTTCAAGGTGCTTTATCCTATTAACAGCAAAGATAAAAATGACGAAATCGTCAGCATGCTTGGCGCAAGTTATTTCCGCGTGATCGGTGCCGGCCAGGTGTACGGTATCTCTGCGCGCGGTCTGGCCATTGATACGGCGCTGCCCTCTGGCGAAGAGTTCCCGCGTTTTCGTGAGTTTTGGGTCGAGCGTCCAAAACCTACCGACAAGCGTCTGACGGTTTATGCACTGCTGGATTCCCCTCGCGCGACCGGCGCGTACCGTTTTGTGATCATTCCAGGCCGCGATACGGTGGTTGACGTTCAATCCAAAGTTTACCTGCGCGATAAAGTGGGCAAGCTGGGCGTTGCGCCATTGACCAGTATGTTCCTGTTTGGGCCGAACCAGCCCTCTCCGGCGACCAACTTCCGTCCTGAGCTGCATGATTCCAATGGACTGTCGATTCATGCCGGTAATGGCGAATGGATCTGGCGTCCACTGAATAACCCGAAACATCTGGCTGTTAGCAGCTTCGCGATGGAAAACCCGCAAGGCTTCGGCCTGCTGCAGCGTGGCCGCCAGTTCTCTCGTTTTGAAGATCTCGATGACCGCTACGACCTGCGCCCAAGCGCCTGGATTACGCCGAAGGGCGAATGGGGTAAAGGCAAGGTTGAACTGGTAGAGATCCCGACCAACGATGAAACCAACGATAATATCGTTGCGTACTGGACGCCGGATCAGCTGCCGGAAGCCGGTAAAGAGATGAACTTCAAGTACACCATCACGCTGAGCCGCGATGAAGACAAACTTCATGCTCCGGATAACGCGTATGTCATGCAAACGCGTCGCTCTACCGGTGATGTGAAGCAGTCGAACCTGATTCGTCAGCCCGATGGCACCATCGCATTTGTGGTGGATTTTGCCGGTCAGAACATGAAGACGCTTGCGCCAGATACCCCTGTAACCGCCCAGGCCAGCATTGGAGACAACGGTGAAATCGTTGAAAACAGTGTGCGCTATAACCCGGTCACTAAAGGGTGGCGTTTAACCTTGCGCGTGAAAGTGAAAGATGCGAAACAGCCGACTGAAATGCGTGCCGCTCTGGTGAACGCCGACCAGCCGCTGAGTGAAACCTGGAGCTATCAGCTACCTGCCAATGAATAA
- the csgA gene encoding curli major subunit CsgA, with product MKLLKVAVIAAIVVSGSAMAGSVPQYGHGGNGGWGGNNGGPNSNLSIYQSGGSNAALALQTDARNSDLTIRQNGFGNGADVGQGADDSDILLTQHGFGNNATIDQWNAKNADINVSQSGGRNAAAVDQTASGSNVVVQQVGFANNATAHQY from the coding sequence ATGAAACTTTTAAAAGTGGCAGTTATTGCAGCGATCGTAGTTTCTGGCAGTGCTATGGCAGGTTCTGTTCCTCAATATGGCCACGGTGGGAATGGTGGCTGGGGCGGTAATAATGGCGGCCCAAATTCAAATTTGAGCATTTATCAGAGTGGTGGCAGTAACGCAGCACTTGCTCTGCAAACGGATGCAAGAAATTCAGACCTGACTATTCGTCAGAACGGTTTTGGCAACGGCGCAGACGTTGGCCAGGGTGCTGACGACAGCGACATTCTGCTGACCCAGCATGGCTTTGGTAACAACGCCACCATCGACCAGTGGAACGCTAAAAACGCGGATATCAACGTCTCTCAGAGTGGCGGTCGCAACGCCGCAGCAGTTGACCAGACTGCATCAGGCTCGAACGTCGTTGTTCAGCAGGTTGGTTTCGCCAACAACGCGACTGCACATCAGTATTAA
- the csgF gene encoding curli production assembly/transport protein CsgF, with product MRIKHAVIVLMFISPITWAGNMTFQFRNPNFGGNPNNGAFLLNSAQAQNSYKDPSFDDDFGIETPSALDNFTQAIQSQILGGLLTNINTGKPGRMVTSDYIVDIANKDGQLQLNVTDRKTGKTSTIQVSGLQTNSTDF from the coding sequence ATGCGTATAAAACATGCAGTGATTGTATTAATGTTTATTTCACCCATTACCTGGGCCGGGAATATGACTTTCCAGTTCCGCAACCCTAATTTTGGTGGAAACCCCAATAATGGCGCATTCCTTTTAAACAGTGCCCAGGCACAGAACTCCTATAAAGATCCCAGTTTTGATGATGACTTTGGCATCGAAACGCCCTCTGCGCTGGATAACTTTACCCAGGCTATTCAGTCGCAAATATTGGGTGGACTGTTAACCAATATTAATACCGGTAAGCCTGGCCGCATGGTGACCAGCGATTACATCGTTGATATTGCTAATAAAGATGGGCAGTTGCAGTTAAACGTAACCGACCGGAAAACGGGGAAAACCTCCACTATCCAGGTTTCGGGTTTACAAACTAACTCAACCGACTTTTAG
- the csgD gene encoding biofilm master transcriptional regulator CsgD produces MFNEVHSIHGHALLLITKPSLQATALLQHLKHTLSLNGKLHNIQRSFDDITTGSIILFDMMEADKKLIHYWQDILSRKNNNIRVLLLNTPDEYPFRDIESWPHINGVFYVSEDETRVIDGLQSILRGECYFSQKLASYLITHSGNYRYNSSESALLTHREKEILNKLRIGASNIEIARSLFISENTVKTHLYNLFKKIAVKNRTQAVSWANDNLRR; encoded by the coding sequence ATGTTTAATGAAGTCCATAGTATTCATGGTCATGCTTTATTGTTGATCACCAAGCCTTCGTTGCAAGCCACAGCTTTACTACAGCATTTGAAACATACTCTGTCACTGAACGGGAAATTGCATAATATTCAACGTTCTTTTGACGACATTACGACTGGCAGTATTATTCTTTTCGACATGATGGAAGCCGACAAAAAGCTTATCCATTACTGGCAGGATATTTTAAGCAGGAAAAACAATAATATCCGTGTACTTTTATTGAATACTCCTGACGAGTATCCCTTCAGAGATATCGAAAGCTGGCCCCATATCAACGGCGTTTTTTATGTCAGTGAAGACGAGACGCGCGTTATCGATGGGCTGCAAAGCATATTGCGCGGCGAATGCTACTTTTCGCAAAAGCTTGCTAGCTATCTCATCACACACTCCGGAAATTATCGCTACAACAGTTCGGAATCCGCTTTGCTTACGCATCGCGAAAAAGAGATTTTGAATAAACTTCGCATCGGAGCTTCAAATATTGAAATCGCCCGTTCGTTATTTATCAGCGAAAATACGGTTAAGACTCACCTATATAATCTTTTCAAGAAGATAGCTGTTAAAAACCGAACTCAGGCTGTTTCATGGGCAAACGATAACCTCAGGCGTTAA
- the mdoC gene encoding glucans biosynthesis protein MdoC gives MSTAPAQREYFLDSIRAWLMLLGIPFHISLIYSSHVWHVNSAEPSWWLTLFNDFIHSFRMQVFFVISGYFSYMLFLRYPLKRWWKVRVERVGIPMLTAIPLLTLPQFIMLQYVKGKADDWHNLSGYEKYNTLAWELISHLWFLLVLVVLTTISLWIFSRVRHHLATRSEGLFERITLGKLSIVFLLLGIAYAAVRRTLFILYPPILSDGMFNFVVMQTLYYLPFYLLGALAFIYPQLKALFTTPSRGCTLGAALAFVAYLLNQKYGSGDAWMYETESVITMLLGLWMVNVVFALGHRLLNFKSSRVTYFVNASLFIYLVHHPLTLFFGAYITPHIGSNLLGFITGLVFVVGLAIVLYEIHLRIPLLRFLFSGKPQNKAESVKQAAN, from the coding sequence ATGAGCACAGCACCTGCACAACGTGAATATTTCCTCGACTCCATTCGGGCATGGCTCATGCTGTTGGGGATCCCCTTTCATATCTCATTGATCTATTCAAGCCACGTCTGGCACGTGAATAGCGCCGAGCCCTCCTGGTGGCTAACGCTGTTTAACGACTTTATTCACTCTTTCCGGATGCAGGTTTTCTTTGTTATCTCCGGCTACTTCTCTTATATGCTGTTTTTGCGCTATCCGCTGAAACGCTGGTGGAAAGTGCGTGTTGAGCGCGTCGGGATACCGATGCTGACCGCCATTCCGCTCCTCACGCTACCTCAATTCATCATGCTTCAGTATGTGAAGGGAAAAGCGGATGACTGGCATAACCTCTCCGGGTATGAAAAATACAACACCCTCGCCTGGGAGCTGATTTCACATCTCTGGTTCCTGTTGGTACTGGTGGTATTAACGACCATTAGTCTGTGGATCTTTAGCCGCGTGCGGCATCACCTTGCTACCCGTAGCGAAGGTCTGTTTGAACGAATTACGCTGGGTAAACTGTCGATTGTCTTCCTGCTATTGGGCATCGCTTACGCGGCGGTGCGTCGCACGCTGTTTATCCTCTACCCCCCTATTCTTAGCGACGGCATGTTCAACTTTGTGGTCATGCAGACGCTCTACTATCTGCCTTTCTACCTCCTGGGCGCGCTGGCCTTTATCTATCCTCAGCTGAAGGCGCTTTTTACCACCCCTTCCCGCGGGTGTACGCTGGGTGCGGCGCTGGCATTTGTGGCTTATCTGTTGAATCAGAAATATGGCAGCGGCGATGCCTGGATGTATGAAACTGAAAGCGTGATCACCATGCTACTTGGGCTGTGGATGGTAAATGTGGTCTTTGCGCTGGGCCACCGCCTGCTGAATTTTAAATCGTCACGGGTGACCTATTTCGTTAATGCCTCGCTCTTCATCTACCTGGTGCACCACCCACTGACGCTCTTCTTTGGTGCATACATTACGCCGCATATCGGTTCGAACCTGTTAGGATTTATTACCGGACTGGTGTTTGTCGTCGGCCTGGCGATTGTGCTGTACGAAATTCATCTGCGCATTCCCCTGCTGCGTTTCCTCTTCTCGGGTAAACCGCAGAACAAGGCTGAAAGCGTCAAACAAGCCGCAAACTAA
- the csgG gene encoding curli production assembly/transport protein CsgG — translation MQRLLLLVAVCLLSGCLTAPPKEAAKPTLMPRAQSYRDLTHLPMPTGKVFVSVYNIQDETGQFKPYPASNFSTAVPQSATAMLVTALKDSRWFVPLERQGLQNLLNERKIIRAAQENGTVAINNRVPLESLTAANVMVEGSIIGYESNVKSGGVGARYFGIGGDTQYQLDQIAVNLRVINVSTGEILSSVTTSKTILSYEVQAGVFRFIDYQRLLEGEIGYTSNEPVMLCLMSAIETGVIFLINDGIDRGLWDLQNKNDVKNDILVKYRQMSVPPES, via the coding sequence ATGCAGCGCTTACTGTTACTTGTTGCAGTGTGCTTATTGAGCGGTTGTTTAACTGCTCCACCTAAAGAAGCCGCTAAACCGACATTAATGCCCCGGGCCCAAAGTTATCGTGATTTAACTCATCTGCCGATGCCGACCGGGAAAGTTTTCGTCTCGGTCTATAACATCCAGGATGAGACCGGACAATTCAAACCTTACCCGGCGAGTAACTTCTCTACTGCTGTACCGCAAAGCGCCACGGCAATGCTGGTGACGGCGTTAAAAGATTCTCGCTGGTTTGTGCCGCTGGAACGTCAGGGACTGCAAAACCTGCTGAACGAACGCAAGATTATTCGTGCCGCACAGGAGAACGGAACCGTTGCCATCAATAACCGTGTTCCGCTCGAGTCGTTAACTGCAGCAAACGTCATGGTGGAAGGTTCGATTATTGGTTACGAAAGTAACGTGAAATCTGGCGGCGTGGGGGCCCGGTATTTTGGTATCGGCGGCGATACCCAGTACCAGCTGGATCAGATAGCGGTTAACCTTCGTGTTATTAACGTTAGCACGGGTGAGATCTTATCTTCGGTCACCACCAGCAAAACGATCCTCTCTTATGAGGTTCAGGCTGGGGTCTTCCGCTTTATTGATTACCAGCGCCTGCTTGAGGGTGAAATTGGCTACACCTCGAATGAACCGGTCATGCTCTGCCTGATGTCTGCTATCGAGACAGGTGTTATTTTCCTGATTAACGACGGTATCGATCGTGGTTTATGGGATCTGCAGAATAAAAATGATGTGAAAAACGATATCCTGGTTAAATACCGTCAGATGTCGGTACCGCCTGAATCCTGA
- a CDS encoding type 1 fimbrial protein: MVTSAIKYLSGLSVTLLFLAPALSATLENAAVIKIVGRVVEDPCVISPQQQAVQFTCYQAGEMHSRNVSYQAVSDGATVNVGVADLRMKYLTPERKLAILEVNYR; the protein is encoded by the coding sequence ATGGTTACGTCAGCCATCAAATATCTCTCTGGTCTCTCTGTCACCCTCCTTTTCCTTGCGCCTGCTCTCTCTGCCACGCTGGAAAACGCAGCGGTTATCAAAATCGTTGGCCGCGTTGTGGAAGATCCCTGCGTCATCTCGCCGCAACAGCAAGCGGTACAATTTACCTGCTATCAGGCCGGTGAAATGCACAGCCGCAACGTCAGCTATCAGGCAGTCAGTGACGGGGCGACCGTGAATGTTGGGGTCGCAGATTTACGCATGAAATACCTGACTCCAGAGCGAAAACTGGCCATTCTTGAGGTCAATTACCGCTAG
- a CDS encoding phospholipase D family protein: protein MKKIPGYISDSLPREDKKPTHNTRLGRAIAPVSSAHPGLCGLLPLDDSLDAFACRYRLAEMAERSLDVQYYIWEDDMSGRLLFSVLLAAASRGVRVRLLLDDNNTQGLDEILSLLDAHPNISVRLFNPFSFRSLRALGYLTDFARLNRRMHNKSFTVDGEATIIGGRNVGDAYFGAGEEPLFSDLDVMAVGPVVKDVADDFERYWRCASVSTLRQVLELSETEIAEKLTPPETWYQGDITRRYLDKLASSEFITRLEARDLPLIWAKTRLLSDDPGKGQGRAKRHSLLPQRLLDVMGSPEQQIDIISSYFVPTRSGVALLLQMVRKGVKIAILTNSLAANDVAVVHAGYARWRKKLLRHGIELYELKPTQEGPPVLHDRGITGNSGSSLHAKTFSIDGEKVFIGSLNFDPRSTMLNTEMGFVIESKTLAQLIHKRFSRSQRHEAWQLRLDKFGRLNWIEYKEGKEIVHKKEPKTRFWQRVLVRLTYWLPVEWLL from the coding sequence ATGAAGAAAATACCCGGCTATATCAGCGACTCCTTACCCAGGGAGGACAAGAAACCGACGCATAATACGCGGCTAGGCCGCGCCATTGCGCCGGTAAGCTCTGCACATCCCGGCCTGTGTGGTCTACTCCCGCTGGATGACAGTCTCGACGCTTTTGCCTGTCGTTACCGGCTGGCCGAGATGGCAGAGCGCTCGCTTGATGTGCAGTATTACATCTGGGAAGACGACATGTCCGGGCGGCTGTTGTTTTCCGTACTCTTAGCCGCAGCCTCGCGCGGGGTGCGGGTTCGCCTCTTGCTGGATGACAATAACACCCAGGGCCTGGATGAGATCCTCTCTCTTCTCGATGCGCATCCCAATATCTCTGTACGCCTTTTTAACCCTTTCTCTTTTCGTAGCCTGCGTGCGCTGGGCTATCTGACCGATTTTGCCAGGCTCAATCGGCGCATGCACAATAAATCGTTCACGGTTGATGGCGAAGCGACCATCATTGGCGGACGCAACGTGGGAGACGCCTATTTTGGCGCCGGAGAAGAGCCGCTCTTTTCTGACCTGGACGTCATGGCCGTTGGGCCTGTGGTAAAGGACGTGGCAGACGATTTTGAGCGGTACTGGCGCTGTGCGTCGGTTTCGACTTTGCGACAAGTGTTAGAGCTTTCCGAGACGGAGATCGCGGAAAAACTCACCCCGCCGGAAACCTGGTACCAGGGGGATATTACCCGCCGCTATCTCGACAAGCTCGCGTCGAGTGAATTTATCACTCGCCTCGAAGCCCGTGACCTACCGCTGATTTGGGCCAAAACGCGACTACTCAGTGACGATCCCGGTAAAGGGCAGGGTAGGGCAAAGCGACACTCTCTACTGCCGCAGCGTTTGCTGGATGTAATGGGCTCGCCGGAACAGCAGATCGATATTATCTCTTCTTATTTTGTTCCCACCCGTTCGGGCGTGGCGCTGCTGCTGCAAATGGTACGGAAAGGGGTGAAGATTGCCATTCTCACCAATTCTTTAGCGGCCAATGATGTGGCGGTAGTTCATGCAGGCTATGCCCGCTGGCGTAAGAAATTGCTGCGACACGGTATAGAGTTATATGAGTTAAAACCGACCCAGGAAGGGCCGCCGGTACTGCACGATCGGGGGATAACCGGGAATTCCGGTTCCAGCCTGCATGCGAAAACCTTTAGCATTGACGGGGAGAAGGTCTTCATTGGTTCGCTCAATTTTGATCCCCGCTCCACGATGCTCAATACCGAGATGGGCTTTGTGATTGAGAGCAAAACCCTGGCACAGTTGATTCATAAGCGCTTTTCGCGTAGCCAGCGTCATGAGGCCTGGCAACTACGGCTGGACAAATTCGGGCGTCTGAACTGGATTGAGTACAAAGAGGGCAAAGAGATTGTGCACAAAAAGGAGCCCAAAACCCGCTTCTGGCAGCGCGTGCTGGTCCGCCTCACTTACTGGCTGCCGGTGGAGTGGCTACTGTAA
- the csgC gene encoding curli assembly chaperone CsgC has product MNTLLLLAALSSQITFQTSQENGMLTIIPQVTLTESCLCQVQIVTLRKGQGGQSTSQQRNTLTLPANRTVDLSRISVNAGPDDAINMVVTVSDGKSLHLSQQWPPSKS; this is encoded by the coding sequence ATGAATACGCTGCTACTTCTTGCTGCGCTCTCCAGTCAGATAACGTTTCAAACCTCTCAGGAGAACGGCATGCTGACCATTATTCCGCAGGTCACGCTAACGGAATCCTGTCTTTGCCAGGTACAGATCGTCACGTTACGCAAAGGACAGGGGGGACAAAGTACCTCTCAGCAGCGTAATACACTGACGCTACCGGCGAACAGGACTGTCGACTTGAGCCGCATCAGCGTAAACGCCGGGCCTGATGATGCCATCAATATGGTTGTGACAGTATCTGACGGTAAATCGCTTCACCTGTCCCAGCAGTGGCCGCCGTCGAAATCCTGA